A single Anopheles arabiensis isolate DONGOLA chromosome 2, AaraD3, whole genome shotgun sequence DNA region contains:
- the LOC120908520 gene encoding uncharacterized protein LOC120908520 isoform X1, with product MDRHNEQQQQHRQHLRSEQQQQQQCDLAEQQLLVEEEGVFAAETEHQAPFVQCGAAEASVELAGAECSGSARGPANVRSRVRYWLNDIVDEMRKKSPASVQKWVDSIQIPSGAGAGEQSTGSDAQIATGQDNDPSAYVSNYTRSDQLAAGTVPQTEGHDRPDRGWTGAGETGEPLETDSEEERQAFAYEHQQQHSDQPDRVLIDSDLNKHSSTSSTTNHGLPSEPPISSLATSTPKAAKPDEGAKQMPVSEGAAPSGLSIRNFLSKKSLLGKFNRSGSNLEQSPPTTTTTAGEGVAEMGNPEHVEHGRHSTEKGEVTAAPSPFVVGKSKINEFYDKLNMNKAKYGLMKAKNLDIRNMLSGGSRESADARKAHEAQPVQSGADEPNPVESGFEGELEPPASESEHERSVSPQHHEPLEVSVVDVDPTDPYEFSFDESFPKSDELIPGMISEEDEEEKENILDGASVLPGYGYDAYLNPPKPKTHRMGIGRIGRSSSENPRATARRYNLMEIGRSFSEMNDDDDSFAISECNNSCPNPSSLNTSSSINEHGSVSNLTRSVPVSPIPRTSSKLSIQQDHPSQHQLHHQQQQQQPLHQQQSSPRRRSTMLVKDSSLQSDSSRCSSVESLLNARKPDPEKILLNLGFGPAPHSTDVLAKIPKRFLKPSQVRGVDTEAFLRQQQLSMHIHENSVLGYRGLVVTDHDRVVTCYISTWAVYRTGSASYPLDAFDPTLCTHAIYAFAGLDEEKNAIKSLDAWQDLKDNYGKGGYEKLTGMRAAHPHLKVLLAIGGWNEGSEKYSNLAANPERRQAFVKNALDFVKQYGFDGLDLDWEYPTQRGGKPADRENFVALVRELSQLFRKHNLLLTSAFGAGKDTIDSAYDVKALSKYLDFLHIMCYDYKGSWDGRIGPNAPLTSRDFLNVEYSIEHLLELGAPASKLVLGLPFYGRTFVSPMAKARLGDTSDKVGFAGPSTKENGFMGYNEVCEELKRNPDDWTLEWDAAASEMVAIKSNGTASQVVVYDSTRSIANKVRFAVRQKLAGLMVWSVDTDDFNGLCAPEADTYKDFGGAGLTIPPPVSGKYPLLKTISNAVLVATDEQTQENVIPNGPEEVPSAGGTSTGPSGAASVAGASWLLSVVLLVATVTVTVRTL from the exons ATGGACCGTCATaacgaacagcaacaacaacaccggcagcatctccgttcggagcagcagcagcaacaacaatgcgATCTGGCGGAACAGCAGCTGCTGGTGGAAGAAGAGGGCGTATTTGCAGCAGAAACAGAACACCAAGCACCGTTCGTCCAGTGCGGGGCAGCGGAAGCCAGCGTGGAACTGGCCGGTGCAGAATGTTCCGGCTCGGCTCGCGGACCCGCTAACG TTCGATCCCGGGTACGCTACTGGCTGAACGATATCGTCGATGAAATGCGAAAGAAAAGCCCGGCCTCGGTACAGAAATGGGTCGATTCGATACAGATACCGTCCGGTGCCGGTGCGGGAGAGCAATCGACCGGTTCCGATGCACAGATCGCCACAGGACAAGACAATGATCCGTCGGCGTACGTGTCCAACTACACCCGGTCCGATCAGCTAGCGGCGGGAACGGTGCCACAAACAGAAGGACACGATCGGCCTGACCGCGGCTGGACGGGTGCCGGCGAAACCGGTGAACCGCTCGAAACGGACAGCGAAGAGGAGCGGCAAGCATTCGCGTAcgagcatcagcagcagcacagtgaCCAACCGGACCGCGTACTTATCGATAGCGACCTGAACAAGCACAGCAGTACAAGCAGCACCACTAACCATGGCCTTCCTTCGGAGCCACCGATCAGTTCTCTTGCCACCAGCACACCGAAAGCGGCCAAGCCGGACGAGGGTGCGAAACAGATGCCAGTAAGCGAAGGAGCAGCACCGTCCGGGCTGTCGATTCGGAACTTTTTGTCGAAAAAATCGCTGCTCGGAAAGTTCAATCGATCCGGATCGAATCTCGAGCAGAGtccgccgacgacgacgacgacagcagGGGAAGGTGTGGCTGAGATGGGAAATCCGGAACATGTCGAGCATGGCCGGCACAGTACGGAGAAGGGAGAAGTCACAGCCGCACCTTCACCCTTCGTGGTGGGAAAGAGCAAAATAAACGAGTTCTATGACAAGCTGAACATGAACAAGGCCAAGTACGGTTTGATGAAGGCGAAAAATCTGGACATTCGCAACATGCTGAGCGGCGGGAGTCGAGAAAGCGCCGACGCTCGAAAGGCACACGAAGCGCAGCCCGTCCAGTCGGGTGCGGATGAGCCAAACCCCGTTGAGAGTGGCTTCGAGGGTGAGCTAGAACCGCCGGCGAGTGAATCGGAGCACGAGCGATCCGTATCGCCGCAGCATCACGAACCGCTGGAGGTCAGCGTCGTCGACGTGGATCCGACCGATCCGTACGAGTTTTCCTTCGACGAATCGTTCCCCAAGTCGGACGAGCTCATCCCGGGCATGATCagcgaggaggacgaggaggagaaggaaaacatACTCGACGGTGCGTCCGTCCTGCCGGGCTACGGGTACGATGCGTACCTGAACCCGCCGAAGCCGAAGACGCACCGCATGGGCATTGGGCGGATCGGGCGCAGCTCGAGTGAAAATCCGCGTGCCACTGCCCGGCGCTACAATCTGATGGAGATTGGGCGCAGCTTCAGCGAGatgaacgacgacgacgattcgTTCGCGATCAGCGAGTGCAACAACAGCTGCCCGAATCCGTCCTCGCTCAACACGAGCTCGAGCATTAACGAGCATGGAAGCGTGAGTAATCTCACCCGCTCCGTGCCAGTCAGCCCGATACCGCGCACGTCGAGCAAGCTCAGCATTCAGCAGGACCACCCGTCGCAACACCagctccaccaccagcagcagcaacagcaaccgctgcaccagcagcaatcGTCCCCGAGGCGGCGCAGCACGATGCTGGTGAAGGACAGCTCACTGCAGTCCGACTCGAGCCGATGCTCCAGCGTGGAGAGTTTGCTGAACGCGCGCAAACCGGACCCGGAGAAGATACTGCTCAATCTGGGCTTTGGGCCCGCACCGCACAGTACGGACGTGTTGGCGAAAATACCCAAACG GTTTTTAAAACCCTCCCAAGTGCGTGGCGTCGATACGGAAGCGTTCctgcgccagcagcagctgtcgaTGCACATCCACGAGAACAGCGTGCTCGGCTATCGGGGGCTTGTAG TGACGGACCACGATCGGGTGGTGACGTGCTACATCTCCACCTGGGCCGTTTACCGTACCGGTAGCGCGTCCTACCCGCTCGACGCCTTCGATCCCACCCTCTGTACGCATGCCATCTACGCGTTTGCCGGGCTGGATGAGGAGAAGAATGCCATCAAATCGCTGG ATGCCTGGCAGGACCTGAAAGACAACTACGGTAAGGGTGGGTACGAAAAGCTGACCGGCATGAGGGCCGCACATCCCCATCTGAAGGTGCTGCTCGCCATCGGTGGCTGGAACGAGGGCTCGGAGAAGTACTCTAACCTGGCGGCGAACCCGGAACGGCGCCAAGCGTTCGTGAAGAATGCACTCGACTTTGTCAA ACAGTACGGGTTCGATGGGCTTGACCTGGACTGGGAGTATCCGACGCAGCGCGGCGGCAAACCGGCCGATCGGGAAAACTTTGTCGCGCTCGTGCGCGAACTGAGCCAGCTGTTCCGCAAGCACAACCTGCTGCTAACGTCCGCGTTCGGTGCGGGCAAGGACACGATCGATTCGGCGTACGACGTGAAGGCGCTCTCGAAGTACCTGGACTTTCTGCACATCATGTGCTACGACTACAAGGGCAGCTGGGACGGACGGATCGGGCCGAACGCACCACTAACCAGCCGCGACTTCCTGAACGTTGAGTACTCGATCGAGCATCTGCTCGAGCTGGGCGCACCGGCCAGCAAGCTCGTGCTGGGACTCCCGTTCTACGGTCGCACCTTCGTCAGCCCGATGGCGAAGGCCCGGTTGGGCGACACGTCCGATAAGGTCGGGTTTGCCGGGCCCTCCACCAAAGAGAACGGGTTCATGGGCTACAACGAGGTGTGCGAGGAGCTGAAGCGCAATCCGGACGACTGGACGCTCGAGTGGGACGCGGCCGCCTCCGAGATGGTGGCGATCAAGTCGAACGGCACTGCCTCGCAGGTGGTCGTGTACGATAGTACGCGCTCGATCGCAAACAAGGTACGATTTGCTGTGCGGCAAAAACTGGCCGGCCTGATGGTGTGGTCGGTCGATACGGACGACTTCAATGGGCTGTGCGCACCGGAAGCGGACACGTACAAAGACTTTGGCGGAGCGGGGTTGACGATACCGCCGCCTGTTAGTGGCAAGTACCCGCTGCTGAAGACGATCAGCAACGCCGTGCTGGTGGCGACCGACGAGCAGACGCAGGAGAACGTCATCCCGAACGGGCCGGAAGAGGTGCCGTCGGCCGGCGGTACGTCGACTGGACCGTCTGGGGCCGCATCAGTTGCCGGGGCTAGTTGGCTGCTGTCGGTGGTGCTCCTCGTTGCCACCGTGACCGTCACTGTGCGAACGCTGTAA
- the LOC120908520 gene encoding uncharacterized protein LOC120908520 isoform X2 — MFEVIFLERMEIEHLLRYLDTDREGKNGEERTSQLHRIRSRHIIRSRVRYWLNDIVDEMRKKSPASVQKWVDSIQIPSGAGAGEQSTGSDAQIATGQDNDPSAYVSNYTRSDQLAAGTVPQTEGHDRPDRGWTGAGETGEPLETDSEEERQAFAYEHQQQHSDQPDRVLIDSDLNKHSSTSSTTNHGLPSEPPISSLATSTPKAAKPDEGAKQMPVSEGAAPSGLSIRNFLSKKSLLGKFNRSGSNLEQSPPTTTTTAGEGVAEMGNPEHVEHGRHSTEKGEVTAAPSPFVVGKSKINEFYDKLNMNKAKYGLMKAKNLDIRNMLSGGSRESADARKAHEAQPVQSGADEPNPVESGFEGELEPPASESEHERSVSPQHHEPLEVSVVDVDPTDPYEFSFDESFPKSDELIPGMISEEDEEEKENILDGASVLPGYGYDAYLNPPKPKTHRMGIGRIGRSSSENPRATARRYNLMEIGRSFSEMNDDDDSFAISECNNSCPNPSSLNTSSSINEHGSVSNLTRSVPVSPIPRTSSKLSIQQDHPSQHQLHHQQQQQQPLHQQQSSPRRRSTMLVKDSSLQSDSSRCSSVESLLNARKPDPEKILLNLGFGPAPHSTDVLAKIPKRFLKPSQVRGVDTEAFLRQQQLSMHIHENSVLGYRGLVVTDHDRVVTCYISTWAVYRTGSASYPLDAFDPTLCTHAIYAFAGLDEEKNAIKSLDAWQDLKDNYGKGGYEKLTGMRAAHPHLKVLLAIGGWNEGSEKYSNLAANPERRQAFVKNALDFVKQYGFDGLDLDWEYPTQRGGKPADRENFVALVRELSQLFRKHNLLLTSAFGAGKDTIDSAYDVKALSKYLDFLHIMCYDYKGSWDGRIGPNAPLTSRDFLNVEYSIEHLLELGAPASKLVLGLPFYGRTFVSPMAKARLGDTSDKVGFAGPSTKENGFMGYNEVCEELKRNPDDWTLEWDAAASEMVAIKSNGTASQVVVYDSTRSIANKVRFAVRQKLAGLMVWSVDTDDFNGLCAPEADTYKDFGGAGLTIPPPVSGKYPLLKTISNAVLVATDEQTQENVIPNGPEEVPSAGGTSTGPSGAASVAGASWLLSVVLLVATVTVTVRTL, encoded by the exons ATGTTTGAAGTGATATTTTTGGAAAGAATGGAAATTGAGCATCTGCTGAGATACCTGGACACGGACAGGGAAGGCAAAAATGGGGAGGAACGAACGTCACAGTTGCATCGAATCCGATCCCGCCACATAA TTCGATCCCGGGTACGCTACTGGCTGAACGATATCGTCGATGAAATGCGAAAGAAAAGCCCGGCCTCGGTACAGAAATGGGTCGATTCGATACAGATACCGTCCGGTGCCGGTGCGGGAGAGCAATCGACCGGTTCCGATGCACAGATCGCCACAGGACAAGACAATGATCCGTCGGCGTACGTGTCCAACTACACCCGGTCCGATCAGCTAGCGGCGGGAACGGTGCCACAAACAGAAGGACACGATCGGCCTGACCGCGGCTGGACGGGTGCCGGCGAAACCGGTGAACCGCTCGAAACGGACAGCGAAGAGGAGCGGCAAGCATTCGCGTAcgagcatcagcagcagcacagtgaCCAACCGGACCGCGTACTTATCGATAGCGACCTGAACAAGCACAGCAGTACAAGCAGCACCACTAACCATGGCCTTCCTTCGGAGCCACCGATCAGTTCTCTTGCCACCAGCACACCGAAAGCGGCCAAGCCGGACGAGGGTGCGAAACAGATGCCAGTAAGCGAAGGAGCAGCACCGTCCGGGCTGTCGATTCGGAACTTTTTGTCGAAAAAATCGCTGCTCGGAAAGTTCAATCGATCCGGATCGAATCTCGAGCAGAGtccgccgacgacgacgacgacagcagGGGAAGGTGTGGCTGAGATGGGAAATCCGGAACATGTCGAGCATGGCCGGCACAGTACGGAGAAGGGAGAAGTCACAGCCGCACCTTCACCCTTCGTGGTGGGAAAGAGCAAAATAAACGAGTTCTATGACAAGCTGAACATGAACAAGGCCAAGTACGGTTTGATGAAGGCGAAAAATCTGGACATTCGCAACATGCTGAGCGGCGGGAGTCGAGAAAGCGCCGACGCTCGAAAGGCACACGAAGCGCAGCCCGTCCAGTCGGGTGCGGATGAGCCAAACCCCGTTGAGAGTGGCTTCGAGGGTGAGCTAGAACCGCCGGCGAGTGAATCGGAGCACGAGCGATCCGTATCGCCGCAGCATCACGAACCGCTGGAGGTCAGCGTCGTCGACGTGGATCCGACCGATCCGTACGAGTTTTCCTTCGACGAATCGTTCCCCAAGTCGGACGAGCTCATCCCGGGCATGATCagcgaggaggacgaggaggagaaggaaaacatACTCGACGGTGCGTCCGTCCTGCCGGGCTACGGGTACGATGCGTACCTGAACCCGCCGAAGCCGAAGACGCACCGCATGGGCATTGGGCGGATCGGGCGCAGCTCGAGTGAAAATCCGCGTGCCACTGCCCGGCGCTACAATCTGATGGAGATTGGGCGCAGCTTCAGCGAGatgaacgacgacgacgattcgTTCGCGATCAGCGAGTGCAACAACAGCTGCCCGAATCCGTCCTCGCTCAACACGAGCTCGAGCATTAACGAGCATGGAAGCGTGAGTAATCTCACCCGCTCCGTGCCAGTCAGCCCGATACCGCGCACGTCGAGCAAGCTCAGCATTCAGCAGGACCACCCGTCGCAACACCagctccaccaccagcagcagcaacagcaaccgctgcaccagcagcaatcGTCCCCGAGGCGGCGCAGCACGATGCTGGTGAAGGACAGCTCACTGCAGTCCGACTCGAGCCGATGCTCCAGCGTGGAGAGTTTGCTGAACGCGCGCAAACCGGACCCGGAGAAGATACTGCTCAATCTGGGCTTTGGGCCCGCACCGCACAGTACGGACGTGTTGGCGAAAATACCCAAACG GTTTTTAAAACCCTCCCAAGTGCGTGGCGTCGATACGGAAGCGTTCctgcgccagcagcagctgtcgaTGCACATCCACGAGAACAGCGTGCTCGGCTATCGGGGGCTTGTAG TGACGGACCACGATCGGGTGGTGACGTGCTACATCTCCACCTGGGCCGTTTACCGTACCGGTAGCGCGTCCTACCCGCTCGACGCCTTCGATCCCACCCTCTGTACGCATGCCATCTACGCGTTTGCCGGGCTGGATGAGGAGAAGAATGCCATCAAATCGCTGG ATGCCTGGCAGGACCTGAAAGACAACTACGGTAAGGGTGGGTACGAAAAGCTGACCGGCATGAGGGCCGCACATCCCCATCTGAAGGTGCTGCTCGCCATCGGTGGCTGGAACGAGGGCTCGGAGAAGTACTCTAACCTGGCGGCGAACCCGGAACGGCGCCAAGCGTTCGTGAAGAATGCACTCGACTTTGTCAA ACAGTACGGGTTCGATGGGCTTGACCTGGACTGGGAGTATCCGACGCAGCGCGGCGGCAAACCGGCCGATCGGGAAAACTTTGTCGCGCTCGTGCGCGAACTGAGCCAGCTGTTCCGCAAGCACAACCTGCTGCTAACGTCCGCGTTCGGTGCGGGCAAGGACACGATCGATTCGGCGTACGACGTGAAGGCGCTCTCGAAGTACCTGGACTTTCTGCACATCATGTGCTACGACTACAAGGGCAGCTGGGACGGACGGATCGGGCCGAACGCACCACTAACCAGCCGCGACTTCCTGAACGTTGAGTACTCGATCGAGCATCTGCTCGAGCTGGGCGCACCGGCCAGCAAGCTCGTGCTGGGACTCCCGTTCTACGGTCGCACCTTCGTCAGCCCGATGGCGAAGGCCCGGTTGGGCGACACGTCCGATAAGGTCGGGTTTGCCGGGCCCTCCACCAAAGAGAACGGGTTCATGGGCTACAACGAGGTGTGCGAGGAGCTGAAGCGCAATCCGGACGACTGGACGCTCGAGTGGGACGCGGCCGCCTCCGAGATGGTGGCGATCAAGTCGAACGGCACTGCCTCGCAGGTGGTCGTGTACGATAGTACGCGCTCGATCGCAAACAAGGTACGATTTGCTGTGCGGCAAAAACTGGCCGGCCTGATGGTGTGGTCGGTCGATACGGACGACTTCAATGGGCTGTGCGCACCGGAAGCGGACACGTACAAAGACTTTGGCGGAGCGGGGTTGACGATACCGCCGCCTGTTAGTGGCAAGTACCCGCTGCTGAAGACGATCAGCAACGCCGTGCTGGTGGCGACCGACGAGCAGACGCAGGAGAACGTCATCCCGAACGGGCCGGAAGAGGTGCCGTCGGCCGGCGGTACGTCGACTGGACCGTCTGGGGCCGCATCAGTTGCCGGGGCTAGTTGGCTGCTGTCGGTGGTGCTCCTCGTTGCCACCGTGACCGTCACTGTGCGAACGCTGTAA
- the LOC120908520 gene encoding uncharacterized protein LOC120908520 isoform X3 — MRKKSPASVQKWVDSIQIPSGAGAGEQSTGSDAQIATGQDNDPSAYVSNYTRSDQLAAGTVPQTEGHDRPDRGWTGAGETGEPLETDSEEERQAFAYEHQQQHSDQPDRVLIDSDLNKHSSTSSTTNHGLPSEPPISSLATSTPKAAKPDEGAKQMPVSEGAAPSGLSIRNFLSKKSLLGKFNRSGSNLEQSPPTTTTTAGEGVAEMGNPEHVEHGRHSTEKGEVTAAPSPFVVGKSKINEFYDKLNMNKAKYGLMKAKNLDIRNMLSGGSRESADARKAHEAQPVQSGADEPNPVESGFEGELEPPASESEHERSVSPQHHEPLEVSVVDVDPTDPYEFSFDESFPKSDELIPGMISEEDEEEKENILDGASVLPGYGYDAYLNPPKPKTHRMGIGRIGRSSSENPRATARRYNLMEIGRSFSEMNDDDDSFAISECNNSCPNPSSLNTSSSINEHGSVSNLTRSVPVSPIPRTSSKLSIQQDHPSQHQLHHQQQQQQPLHQQQSSPRRRSTMLVKDSSLQSDSSRCSSVESLLNARKPDPEKILLNLGFGPAPHSTDVLAKIPKRFLKPSQVRGVDTEAFLRQQQLSMHIHENSVLGYRGLVVTDHDRVVTCYISTWAVYRTGSASYPLDAFDPTLCTHAIYAFAGLDEEKNAIKSLDAWQDLKDNYGKGGYEKLTGMRAAHPHLKVLLAIGGWNEGSEKYSNLAANPERRQAFVKNALDFVKQYGFDGLDLDWEYPTQRGGKPADRENFVALVRELSQLFRKHNLLLTSAFGAGKDTIDSAYDVKALSKYLDFLHIMCYDYKGSWDGRIGPNAPLTSRDFLNVEYSIEHLLELGAPASKLVLGLPFYGRTFVSPMAKARLGDTSDKVGFAGPSTKENGFMGYNEVCEELKRNPDDWTLEWDAAASEMVAIKSNGTASQVVVYDSTRSIANKVRFAVRQKLAGLMVWSVDTDDFNGLCAPEADTYKDFGGAGLTIPPPVSGKYPLLKTISNAVLVATDEQTQENVIPNGPEEVPSAGGTSTGPSGAASVAGASWLLSVVLLVATVTVTVRTL, encoded by the exons ATGCGAAAGAAAAGCCCGGCCTCGGTACAGAAATGGGTCGATTCGATACAGATACCGTCCGGTGCCGGTGCGGGAGAGCAATCGACCGGTTCCGATGCACAGATCGCCACAGGACAAGACAATGATCCGTCGGCGTACGTGTCCAACTACACCCGGTCCGATCAGCTAGCGGCGGGAACGGTGCCACAAACAGAAGGACACGATCGGCCTGACCGCGGCTGGACGGGTGCCGGCGAAACCGGTGAACCGCTCGAAACGGACAGCGAAGAGGAGCGGCAAGCATTCGCGTAcgagcatcagcagcagcacagtgaCCAACCGGACCGCGTACTTATCGATAGCGACCTGAACAAGCACAGCAGTACAAGCAGCACCACTAACCATGGCCTTCCTTCGGAGCCACCGATCAGTTCTCTTGCCACCAGCACACCGAAAGCGGCCAAGCCGGACGAGGGTGCGAAACAGATGCCAGTAAGCGAAGGAGCAGCACCGTCCGGGCTGTCGATTCGGAACTTTTTGTCGAAAAAATCGCTGCTCGGAAAGTTCAATCGATCCGGATCGAATCTCGAGCAGAGtccgccgacgacgacgacgacagcagGGGAAGGTGTGGCTGAGATGGGAAATCCGGAACATGTCGAGCATGGCCGGCACAGTACGGAGAAGGGAGAAGTCACAGCCGCACCTTCACCCTTCGTGGTGGGAAAGAGCAAAATAAACGAGTTCTATGACAAGCTGAACATGAACAAGGCCAAGTACGGTTTGATGAAGGCGAAAAATCTGGACATTCGCAACATGCTGAGCGGCGGGAGTCGAGAAAGCGCCGACGCTCGAAAGGCACACGAAGCGCAGCCCGTCCAGTCGGGTGCGGATGAGCCAAACCCCGTTGAGAGTGGCTTCGAGGGTGAGCTAGAACCGCCGGCGAGTGAATCGGAGCACGAGCGATCCGTATCGCCGCAGCATCACGAACCGCTGGAGGTCAGCGTCGTCGACGTGGATCCGACCGATCCGTACGAGTTTTCCTTCGACGAATCGTTCCCCAAGTCGGACGAGCTCATCCCGGGCATGATCagcgaggaggacgaggaggagaaggaaaacatACTCGACGGTGCGTCCGTCCTGCCGGGCTACGGGTACGATGCGTACCTGAACCCGCCGAAGCCGAAGACGCACCGCATGGGCATTGGGCGGATCGGGCGCAGCTCGAGTGAAAATCCGCGTGCCACTGCCCGGCGCTACAATCTGATGGAGATTGGGCGCAGCTTCAGCGAGatgaacgacgacgacgattcgTTCGCGATCAGCGAGTGCAACAACAGCTGCCCGAATCCGTCCTCGCTCAACACGAGCTCGAGCATTAACGAGCATGGAAGCGTGAGTAATCTCACCCGCTCCGTGCCAGTCAGCCCGATACCGCGCACGTCGAGCAAGCTCAGCATTCAGCAGGACCACCCGTCGCAACACCagctccaccaccagcagcagcaacagcaaccgctgcaccagcagcaatcGTCCCCGAGGCGGCGCAGCACGATGCTGGTGAAGGACAGCTCACTGCAGTCCGACTCGAGCCGATGCTCCAGCGTGGAGAGTTTGCTGAACGCGCGCAAACCGGACCCGGAGAAGATACTGCTCAATCTGGGCTTTGGGCCCGCACCGCACAGTACGGACGTGTTGGCGAAAATACCCAAACG GTTTTTAAAACCCTCCCAAGTGCGTGGCGTCGATACGGAAGCGTTCctgcgccagcagcagctgtcgaTGCACATCCACGAGAACAGCGTGCTCGGCTATCGGGGGCTTGTAG TGACGGACCACGATCGGGTGGTGACGTGCTACATCTCCACCTGGGCCGTTTACCGTACCGGTAGCGCGTCCTACCCGCTCGACGCCTTCGATCCCACCCTCTGTACGCATGCCATCTACGCGTTTGCCGGGCTGGATGAGGAGAAGAATGCCATCAAATCGCTGG ATGCCTGGCAGGACCTGAAAGACAACTACGGTAAGGGTGGGTACGAAAAGCTGACCGGCATGAGGGCCGCACATCCCCATCTGAAGGTGCTGCTCGCCATCGGTGGCTGGAACGAGGGCTCGGAGAAGTACTCTAACCTGGCGGCGAACCCGGAACGGCGCCAAGCGTTCGTGAAGAATGCACTCGACTTTGTCAA ACAGTACGGGTTCGATGGGCTTGACCTGGACTGGGAGTATCCGACGCAGCGCGGCGGCAAACCGGCCGATCGGGAAAACTTTGTCGCGCTCGTGCGCGAACTGAGCCAGCTGTTCCGCAAGCACAACCTGCTGCTAACGTCCGCGTTCGGTGCGGGCAAGGACACGATCGATTCGGCGTACGACGTGAAGGCGCTCTCGAAGTACCTGGACTTTCTGCACATCATGTGCTACGACTACAAGGGCAGCTGGGACGGACGGATCGGGCCGAACGCACCACTAACCAGCCGCGACTTCCTGAACGTTGAGTACTCGATCGAGCATCTGCTCGAGCTGGGCGCACCGGCCAGCAAGCTCGTGCTGGGACTCCCGTTCTACGGTCGCACCTTCGTCAGCCCGATGGCGAAGGCCCGGTTGGGCGACACGTCCGATAAGGTCGGGTTTGCCGGGCCCTCCACCAAAGAGAACGGGTTCATGGGCTACAACGAGGTGTGCGAGGAGCTGAAGCGCAATCCGGACGACTGGACGCTCGAGTGGGACGCGGCCGCCTCCGAGATGGTGGCGATCAAGTCGAACGGCACTGCCTCGCAGGTGGTCGTGTACGATAGTACGCGCTCGATCGCAAACAAGGTACGATTTGCTGTGCGGCAAAAACTGGCCGGCCTGATGGTGTGGTCGGTCGATACGGACGACTTCAATGGGCTGTGCGCACCGGAAGCGGACACGTACAAAGACTTTGGCGGAGCGGGGTTGACGATACCGCCGCCTGTTAGTGGCAAGTACCCGCTGCTGAAGACGATCAGCAACGCCGTGCTGGTGGCGACCGACGAGCAGACGCAGGAGAACGTCATCCCGAACGGGCCGGAAGAGGTGCCGTCGGCCGGCGGTACGTCGACTGGACCGTCTGGGGCCGCATCAGTTGCCGGGGCTAGTTGGCTGCTGTCGGTGGTGCTCCTCGTTGCCACCGTGACCGTCACTGTGCGAACGCTGTAA